A region of Esox lucius isolate fEsoLuc1 chromosome 3, fEsoLuc1.pri, whole genome shotgun sequence DNA encodes the following proteins:
- the ano8a gene encoding anoctamin-8 isoform X2: MSRKSWLKMVPTEDCDILMTFPEITDDHILLWLLNHIRLGIPQVSVQIRQHQHTRGYAFFITTTFENLLRGAELMGMHKVVKPQYGGGTRRFSCEEDNIYENIESELCFFTSQERQSIIKYWLDNLRAKQGEVLHNIHFLDGQPIIPELVARGVIYQVFPLHEQRILSQLMTSWVQAVCEKQPLDNVCDYFGVKIGMYFAWLGFYTNSMLYPAVIGFLLWILAEADQTSQDICCVVFALFNVVWATLFLERWKRREAELAYRWGTLDTPAESLEEPRPQFRGMKRCSPITGCEELYYPPWKRTMFRWLVSLPICLLCLCFVFLAMLVCLEMQEFVMEIKELPSITRFVPKILLAIVVTVCEEVYRKIAHWLNDMENYRLQSAYENNLIIKMVFFEFINSYLSLFYIGFYLKDMERLKEMLATLLIFRQFFQNIKEVLQPYLYEHHKLGVFAPKVVWEVLQAIVLKYSRLALGKAKASWTIQSLLAPKCPATHPVNGQTEPNKRGDLKAGYRFTEEEWDINDTLRQRKISFNEKVDVAKDVATVTQPEDSFLEDSPTMVEEGMDPSSIFEMGDDDSDYESPETKDTGKTSASPPSGSDMVECHKRKSLTPEKEATKSWMDPPEEPQSVILTQAEIESCMQTFEDTLQDYQEMFIQFGYVVLFSSAFPLAAMCALVNNIIEIRSDALKLCTGMQRPFGQRVESIGQWQTAMEAMGLVAIIVNCYLIGQCGQLQRLFPWLSPEMVIISIVVLEHLAILLKYVIHMAIPDVPGWVADEMAKLEYRRREAFKKHERQAQQHFQQQLRRKREEEELQRQAELQAEVRQESEYHKADHQHHHDKTQGKPGDKPRRPSSLLGNNNVMKLKQIFPQQGKFTSSTTRSPQSPTGEAKLPGFLSFKFRKSPELKKEPLSVTPATGAVVTAASANQERSQSPNRTFSPGKLFSFSRSEGAVVCANGAQLPKSGDPNSQATPTIQAARQELNSPPSGEELPLSEGEKIETRQCSDADPSGSKC; the protein is encoded by the exons ATGTCCCGCAAATCCTGGCTGAAAATGGTGCCCACAGAAGACTGTGATATCCTAATGACATTTCCAG AAATCACAGACGACCACATCCTGCTATGGCTGCTCAATCATATCCGACTGGGAATTCCACAAGTTTCCGTTCAGATCCGACAGCATCAACACACCAGAGGCTATGCGTTCTTCATCACGACGACATTTGAGAA CTTGCTGCGTGGTGCAGAGCTGATGGGGATGCACAAAGTTGTTAAACCACAATATGGCGGCGGCACACGCAGGTTTTCCTGTGAAGAGGATAACATCTATGAAAACATTGAGAGCGAGCTGTGCTTTTTCACCTCGCAG GAGCGTCAGAGCATCATCAAGTACTGGCTGGACAACCTACGTGCCAAACAAGGGGAGGTCCTTCACAACATTCACTTCCTGGATGGACAACCAATCA TTCCAGAGTTGGTGGCCAGAGGGGTAATCTATCAAGTGTTTCCTCTCCATGAGCAACGAATCCTCAGCCAGCTGATGACATCATGGGTCCAGGCTGTCTGTGAGAAACAGCCTTTAG atAACGTCTGTGATTACTTTGGCGTGAAGATCGGCATGTACTTCGCCTGGCTGGGCTTCTACACCAACTCCATGCTGTATCCTGCAGTCATTGGGTTTCTGCTGTGGATCCTGGCTGAGGCTGACCAG accagtcaggacatttgctgtgttgtgtttgccCTTTTCAACGTGGTCTGGGCAACACTCTTCCTGGAGAGGTGGAAGCGGAGGGAGGCCGAGCTGGCCTACAGGTGGGGGACACTGGACACTCCAGCTGAGTCTCTTGAGGAGCCGCGTCCCCAGTTTCGG GGTATGAAGCGCTGTAGTCCAATAACAGGCTGTGAGGAGTTGTACTACCCACCGTGGAAGAGGACGATGTTCAGGTGGCTTGTCAGCCTTCCcatctgtctcctctgtctctgcttTGTCTTCCTGGCCATGCTCGTCTGTCTGGAGATGCAG GAGTTTGTCATGGAAATTAAGGAGTTACCCAGTATAACAAGATTTGTTCCAAAAATTCTGCTAGCCATTGTCGTAACTGTGTGTGAAGAGGTTTACAGAAAGATTGCGCATTGGCTCAATGATATGG AGAACTACAGACTTCAGAGTGCCTATGAGAATAATCTCATCATTAAAATGGTTTTT TTTGAGTTCATAAATTCTTACCTTAGCCTTTTCTACATTGGATTCTACCTCAAGGATATGGAGCGACTGAAAGAG ATGTTAGCCACTCTCCTGATCTTCCGCCAGTTCTTCCAGAACATCAAGGAGGTACTCCAGCCTTATCTGTACGAGCACCACAAATTAGGAGTATTTGCTCCCAAGGTCGTGTGGGAGGTTCTACAGGCAATAGTGCTCAAGTACAGCCGTCTGGCTTTAGGAAAAGCCAAGGCTTCATGGACTATCCAGTCCCTGCTAGCCCCCAAATGTCCTGCCACACATCCTGTGAACGGACAGACTGAACCGAACAAGAGAGGTGATCTAAAAGCTGGATACCGGTTCACAGAAGAAGAGTGGGACATAAATGATACACTGAGGCAACGGAAGATTAGCTTCAATGAGAAGGTGGACGTTGCCAAGGATGTTGCCACGGTGACCCAGCCAGAGGACAGCTTCCTGGAGGACAGTCCCACGATGGTTGAGGAGGGAATGGATCCTTCCAGCATCTTTGAGATGGGTGACGATGACAGTGACTATGAGTCCCCTGAGACCAAGGACACTGGCAAAACGAGTGCCTCCCCACCAAGTGGCTCAGATATGGTAGAATGTCACAAGCGGAAGAGTCTAACGCCTGAGAAAGAGGCCACCAAATCCTGGATGGACCCGCCAGAGGAGCCCCAGTCCGTTATCCTGACTCAAGCTGAGATTGAAAGCtgcatgcaaacatttgag GACACCCTGCAGGACTACCAGGAGATGTTCATCCAGTTCGGCTATGTGgttctcttctcctctgcctTCCCACTAGCTGCAATGTGTGCCCTCGTCAACAACATAATTGAGATCCGGAGCGATGCCTTGAAGCTTTGCACAGGCATGCAGAGACCCTTTGGTCAGAGGGTGGAGAGCATCGGACAGTGGCAG ACTGCAATGGAGGCCATGGGCTTGGTGGCCATCATAGTGAACTGTTACCTGATTGGTCAGTGTGGTCAGCTGCAGCGCCTCTTCCCCTGGCTGAGCCCGGAGATGGTCATTATCTCCATCGTGGTACTGGAG CATTTGGCCATCCTCCTGAAATATGTCATCCACATGGCAATTCCCGATGTCCCTGGATGGGTTGCAGATGAGATGGCAAAACTGGAGTACCGACGAAGGGAAGCTTTCAAG AAACACGAGCGACAGGCCCAGCAGCACTTCCAGCAACAGCTGAGGAGAAAGCGCGAAGAAGAGGAACTGCAGCGACAGGCAGAGCTCCAGGCCGAGGTTCGACAGGAGAGTGAGTACCACAAAGCAGACCACCAGCACCACCACGACAAGACCCAGGGCAAGCCTGGGGACAAACCCAGGAGACCCAGCTCTCTGCTGGGCAACAACAACGTGATGAAGCTCAAGCAGATCTTCCCGCAGCAGGGAAAGTTCACCTCGAGCACGACTCGATCTCCTCAGTCCCCAACAGGAGAAGCCAAACTACCCGGCTTCCTCAGCTTCAAGTTCCGCAAGTCACCCGAGCTGAAGAAGGAGCCGTTGTCAGTGACACCAGCGACAGGGGCTGTGGTGACAGCTGCTTCCGCCAATCAGGAGAGATCCCAGTCCCCCAACAGGACATTCAGCCCAGGGAAACTGTTCAGCTTCAGTAGGTCGGAGGGGGCGGTAGTGTGTGCGAACGGGGCTCAACTCCCCAAATCAGGCGACCCTAATTCCCAGGCCACTCCCACAATTCAGGCCGCTAGGCAGGAACTGAACTCGCCCCCCTCTGGCGAGGAGCTGCCCTTGTCGGAGGGTGAGAAGATAGAAACGAGACAATGTAGTGATGCCGACCCATCTGGCTCCAAATGTTAG
- the plvapa gene encoding plasmalemma vesicle associated protein a, which translates to MHSGCAAMYKSSYSQPALGLAAKRTIKKPQGKSCGYYMRLVFLFSSLIQSLIIVSLVLFLVYGRSSDAATEGQMAKMEKSFTRVSMDNLILQQQKKNLTQVLNATQTEKKGLVKDLAKINELLNNSSMIINSLNRQQSQFDGEKRNLEYEIRKLQTQTSIYALPCQDLRMTSQKELNLLKNNFTHTVEHLKAELANTAKDRDTLTLETIALRRDKKSLEAELENYKKKCKQDFVQSLDGISNVSRTFLQKINNLVPNICPFMITCKTQSDQLNLILNNCTSLSREVETKFQHYLDNVGTRVSEIQSISARLEAQKAQLAEDNSWCSQNRSAMAREHSMTLQKNQEKYDTEKERLILDLKKLQGDTALKDVRINILTEQTRNYNATLANCVPRTSVGNPLTNPGPGGVGTGRIGPGGVVTGGTGGLPALGNTGMGGARQSTPGQGTKFGSIPAVSNSYTRMGNTGMGGAGSISAGSSGTGVGNTMLDKLWPGATHGVNRSPSGTGLGWPGSSVAMSGGARTTGVGMGNPNSYSSATINQHLRELQKYLNPNSGKEVSG; encoded by the exons ATGCACAGTGGCTGTGCAGCCATGTACAAGAGCAGCTACTCCCAGCCAGCATTGGGCCTGGCAGCCAAGAGGACCATTAAGAAGCCTCAAGGGAAGAGCTGTGGTTACTACATGAGGcttgtcttcctcttctcttccctGATCCAGTCGCTCATCATTGTGAGTCTGGTTCTCTTTCTGGTCTACGGGAGGTCTTCAGATGCAGCCACGGAGGGCCAGATGGCGAAAATGGAGAAGAGCTTCACCCGCGTCTCCATGGACAACCTTATCCTCCAGCAGCAGAAGAAGAACCTGACCCAGGTCCTGAACGCCACGCAGACCGAGAAGAAAGGTCTGGTCAAGGACCTGGCCAAAATAAATGAGCTTCTAAACAACTCTTCGATGATCATAAACAGCTTGAATAGACAACAG AGTCAGTTTGATGGCGAAAAGAGAAACCTTGAATATGAAATTAGGAAACTACAGACCCAAACATCAATATATG ctcTTCCATGCCAAGACTTAAGAATGACCTCTCAGAAGGAGTTGAACCTACTGAAGAACAACTTCACTCACACAGTCGAGCACCTGAAAGCAGAGTTGGCAAATACAGCCAAGGACAGGGACACTCTCACCTTGGAGACAATAGCCCTCCGCAGGGACAAGAAGTCCTTGGAGGCAGAACTGGAAAACTACAAGAAGAAATGCAAGCAGGACTTTGTCCAATCCCTGGACGGGATCTCTAACGTCAGCCGAACCTTCCTCCAGAAGATTAACAACCTTGTGCCCAATATCTGCCCTTTCATGATCACCTGTAAAACGCAGAGCGACCAATTGAACCTCATTCTCAACAACTGTACAAGCCTGTCCCGCGAGGTAGAGACCAAGTTTCAGCACTACCTGGACAACGTGGGCACCCGGGTGTCTGAGATCCAGAGCATCAGTGCCCGGCTGGAAGCACAGAAAGCCCAGCTGGCTGAGGACAACAGCTGGTGCAGCCAGAACCGCAGTGCCATGGCTCGTGAGCACAGCATGACGCTGCAGAAGAACCAGGAGAAGTATGACACGGAGAAAGAGAGGCTGATACTGGACTTAAAAAAGTTGCAGGGGGACACCGCGCTTAAGGACGTCCGCATCAACATCCTGACAGAACAAACCAGGAACTACAACGCCACTCTAGCCAACTGTGTTCCCAGG ACTAGCGTGGGTAATCCATTGACCAATCCGGGACCAGGTGGAGTAGGGACAGGTAGAATAGGGCCAGGTGGGGTAGTAACAGGTGGGACAGGAGGATTGCCTGCACTGGGTAACACAGGGATGGGTGGAGCAAGGCAGAGTACACCCGGGCAAGGGACCAAGTTTGGGAGCATACCTGCAGTGTCAAACAGCTACACCAGGATGGGCAACACCGGAATGGGCGGCGCCGGGTCAATTTCAGCAGGATCCAGTGGGACCGGAGTTGGCAACACCATGTTGGACAAGCTGTGGCCAGGTGCGACGCACGGGGTTAATAGATCGCCAAGTGGGACAGGACTGGGCTGGCCCGGGTCAAGTGTTGCAATGTCAGGCGGAGCGAGGACGACCGGAGTAGGCATGGGCAACCCAAACAGTTACAGTTCAG CAACTATCAATCAACACTTACGAGAGCTGCAGAAGTATTTAAACCCTAACTCTGGCAAAGA AGTATCTGGCTAA
- the ano8a gene encoding anoctamin-8 isoform X1 → MNRPLHAFVLLRHQRIIDRTRCFPLLPVTTFSREDWRVQSIIIISTADSDREEETMKKTVPTEDDKRTKQEELSSMSSGVLDKLFGKRLSQTRQYIMSRKSWLKMVPTEDCDILMTFPEITDDHILLWLLNHIRLGIPQVSVQIRQHQHTRGYAFFITTTFENLLRGAELMGMHKVVKPQYGGGTRRFSCEEDNIYENIESELCFFTSQERQSIIKYWLDNLRAKQGEVLHNIHFLDGQPIIPELVARGVIYQVFPLHEQRILSQLMTSWVQAVCEKQPLDNVCDYFGVKIGMYFAWLGFYTNSMLYPAVIGFLLWILAEADQTSQDICCVVFALFNVVWATLFLERWKRREAELAYRWGTLDTPAESLEEPRPQFRGMKRCSPITGCEELYYPPWKRTMFRWLVSLPICLLCLCFVFLAMLVCLEMQEFVMEIKELPSITRFVPKILLAIVVTVCEEVYRKIAHWLNDMENYRLQSAYENNLIIKMVFFEFINSYLSLFYIGFYLKDMERLKEMLATLLIFRQFFQNIKEVLQPYLYEHHKLGVFAPKVVWEVLQAIVLKYSRLALGKAKASWTIQSLLAPKCPATHPVNGQTEPNKRGDLKAGYRFTEEEWDINDTLRQRKISFNEKVDVAKDVATVTQPEDSFLEDSPTMVEEGMDPSSIFEMGDDDSDYESPETKDTGKTSASPPSGSDMVECHKRKSLTPEKEATKSWMDPPEEPQSVILTQAEIESCMQTFEDTLQDYQEMFIQFGYVVLFSSAFPLAAMCALVNNIIEIRSDALKLCTGMQRPFGQRVESIGQWQTAMEAMGLVAIIVNCYLIGQCGQLQRLFPWLSPEMVIISIVVLEHLAILLKYVIHMAIPDVPGWVADEMAKLEYRRREAFKKHERQAQQHFQQQLRRKREEEELQRQAELQAEVRQESEYHKADHQHHHDKTQGKPGDKPRRPSSLLGNNNVMKLKQIFPQQGKFTSSTTRSPQSPTGEAKLPGFLSFKFRKSPELKKEPLSVTPATGAVVTAASANQERSQSPNRTFSPGKLFSFSRSEGAVVCANGAQLPKSGDPNSQATPTIQAARQELNSPPSGEELPLSEGEKIETRQCSDADPSGSKC, encoded by the exons ATGAATAGGCCTTTGCATGCATTTGTGTTGCTCCGCCATCAGCGGATCATAGACAGAACGCGGTGTTTCCCTCTACTCCCCGTCACCACTTTTAGTCGTGAAGACTGGCGCGTGCaatccatcatcatcatcag CACCGCGGACAGCGACAGGGAAGAGGAAACGATGAAGAAGACTGTGCCCACGGAAGATGACAAGAGAACTAAGCAAGAAGAATTATCTTCGATGTCATCCGGCGTTCTAG ACAAATTATTTGGAAAACGCCTCTCGCAGACCAGACAGTACATCATGTCCCGCAAATCCTGGCTGAAAATGGTGCCCACAGAAGACTGTGATATCCTAATGACATTTCCAG AAATCACAGACGACCACATCCTGCTATGGCTGCTCAATCATATCCGACTGGGAATTCCACAAGTTTCCGTTCAGATCCGACAGCATCAACACACCAGAGGCTATGCGTTCTTCATCACGACGACATTTGAGAA CTTGCTGCGTGGTGCAGAGCTGATGGGGATGCACAAAGTTGTTAAACCACAATATGGCGGCGGCACACGCAGGTTTTCCTGTGAAGAGGATAACATCTATGAAAACATTGAGAGCGAGCTGTGCTTTTTCACCTCGCAG GAGCGTCAGAGCATCATCAAGTACTGGCTGGACAACCTACGTGCCAAACAAGGGGAGGTCCTTCACAACATTCACTTCCTGGATGGACAACCAATCA TTCCAGAGTTGGTGGCCAGAGGGGTAATCTATCAAGTGTTTCCTCTCCATGAGCAACGAATCCTCAGCCAGCTGATGACATCATGGGTCCAGGCTGTCTGTGAGAAACAGCCTTTAG atAACGTCTGTGATTACTTTGGCGTGAAGATCGGCATGTACTTCGCCTGGCTGGGCTTCTACACCAACTCCATGCTGTATCCTGCAGTCATTGGGTTTCTGCTGTGGATCCTGGCTGAGGCTGACCAG accagtcaggacatttgctgtgttgtgtttgccCTTTTCAACGTGGTCTGGGCAACACTCTTCCTGGAGAGGTGGAAGCGGAGGGAGGCCGAGCTGGCCTACAGGTGGGGGACACTGGACACTCCAGCTGAGTCTCTTGAGGAGCCGCGTCCCCAGTTTCGG GGTATGAAGCGCTGTAGTCCAATAACAGGCTGTGAGGAGTTGTACTACCCACCGTGGAAGAGGACGATGTTCAGGTGGCTTGTCAGCCTTCCcatctgtctcctctgtctctgcttTGTCTTCCTGGCCATGCTCGTCTGTCTGGAGATGCAG GAGTTTGTCATGGAAATTAAGGAGTTACCCAGTATAACAAGATTTGTTCCAAAAATTCTGCTAGCCATTGTCGTAACTGTGTGTGAAGAGGTTTACAGAAAGATTGCGCATTGGCTCAATGATATGG AGAACTACAGACTTCAGAGTGCCTATGAGAATAATCTCATCATTAAAATGGTTTTT TTTGAGTTCATAAATTCTTACCTTAGCCTTTTCTACATTGGATTCTACCTCAAGGATATGGAGCGACTGAAAGAG ATGTTAGCCACTCTCCTGATCTTCCGCCAGTTCTTCCAGAACATCAAGGAGGTACTCCAGCCTTATCTGTACGAGCACCACAAATTAGGAGTATTTGCTCCCAAGGTCGTGTGGGAGGTTCTACAGGCAATAGTGCTCAAGTACAGCCGTCTGGCTTTAGGAAAAGCCAAGGCTTCATGGACTATCCAGTCCCTGCTAGCCCCCAAATGTCCTGCCACACATCCTGTGAACGGACAGACTGAACCGAACAAGAGAGGTGATCTAAAAGCTGGATACCGGTTCACAGAAGAAGAGTGGGACATAAATGATACACTGAGGCAACGGAAGATTAGCTTCAATGAGAAGGTGGACGTTGCCAAGGATGTTGCCACGGTGACCCAGCCAGAGGACAGCTTCCTGGAGGACAGTCCCACGATGGTTGAGGAGGGAATGGATCCTTCCAGCATCTTTGAGATGGGTGACGATGACAGTGACTATGAGTCCCCTGAGACCAAGGACACTGGCAAAACGAGTGCCTCCCCACCAAGTGGCTCAGATATGGTAGAATGTCACAAGCGGAAGAGTCTAACGCCTGAGAAAGAGGCCACCAAATCCTGGATGGACCCGCCAGAGGAGCCCCAGTCCGTTATCCTGACTCAAGCTGAGATTGAAAGCtgcatgcaaacatttgag GACACCCTGCAGGACTACCAGGAGATGTTCATCCAGTTCGGCTATGTGgttctcttctcctctgcctTCCCACTAGCTGCAATGTGTGCCCTCGTCAACAACATAATTGAGATCCGGAGCGATGCCTTGAAGCTTTGCACAGGCATGCAGAGACCCTTTGGTCAGAGGGTGGAGAGCATCGGACAGTGGCAG ACTGCAATGGAGGCCATGGGCTTGGTGGCCATCATAGTGAACTGTTACCTGATTGGTCAGTGTGGTCAGCTGCAGCGCCTCTTCCCCTGGCTGAGCCCGGAGATGGTCATTATCTCCATCGTGGTACTGGAG CATTTGGCCATCCTCCTGAAATATGTCATCCACATGGCAATTCCCGATGTCCCTGGATGGGTTGCAGATGAGATGGCAAAACTGGAGTACCGACGAAGGGAAGCTTTCAAG AAACACGAGCGACAGGCCCAGCAGCACTTCCAGCAACAGCTGAGGAGAAAGCGCGAAGAAGAGGAACTGCAGCGACAGGCAGAGCTCCAGGCCGAGGTTCGACAGGAGAGTGAGTACCACAAAGCAGACCACCAGCACCACCACGACAAGACCCAGGGCAAGCCTGGGGACAAACCCAGGAGACCCAGCTCTCTGCTGGGCAACAACAACGTGATGAAGCTCAAGCAGATCTTCCCGCAGCAGGGAAAGTTCACCTCGAGCACGACTCGATCTCCTCAGTCCCCAACAGGAGAAGCCAAACTACCCGGCTTCCTCAGCTTCAAGTTCCGCAAGTCACCCGAGCTGAAGAAGGAGCCGTTGTCAGTGACACCAGCGACAGGGGCTGTGGTGACAGCTGCTTCCGCCAATCAGGAGAGATCCCAGTCCCCCAACAGGACATTCAGCCCAGGGAAACTGTTCAGCTTCAGTAGGTCGGAGGGGGCGGTAGTGTGTGCGAACGGGGCTCAACTCCCCAAATCAGGCGACCCTAATTCCCAGGCCACTCCCACAATTCAGGCCGCTAGGCAGGAACTGAACTCGCCCCCCTCTGGCGAGGAGCTGCCCTTGTCGGAGGGTGAGAAGATAGAAACGAGACAATGTAGTGATGCCGACCCATCTGGCTCCAAATGTTAG
- the LOC105024194 gene encoding DET1- and DDB1-associated protein 1-like, translated as MDKADFLKGLPVYNKSNFSRFHTDSVCKASNRRPSVYLPTREYPSEQIIVTEKTNILLRYLHQQWDKKNAAKKREQEQAEGENTAPPRKIARTDSRELNEDS; from the exons ATGGATAAG GCCGACTTTTTAAAAGGATTACCAGTCTACAACAAAAGCAATTTCAGCAGATTTCACACAGACTCTGTATGTAAAGCTTCA AATCGGCGACCATCTGTCTATCTTCCAACACGGGAGTATCCATCAGAACAAA TCATTGTCACAGAGAAGACAAATATCCTATTGAGATACCTTCATCAACAGTGGGACAAAAAG AATGCAGCCAAAAAGCGGGAGCAGGAACAAGCAGAGGGGGAGAACACTGCACCCCCACGGAAAATTGCCAGAACAGACAGTCGGGAGTTGAACGAGGACTCGTAG